In the genome of candidate division KSB1 bacterium, one region contains:
- a CDS encoding rhomboid family intramembrane serine protease, which yields MGQVKKAIICPSCGRLISGDAPECIHCGLKNPGRIGALAGMHRLFRGNLDFTTTVIYFCTALYILSLLIDVRGIFHARNILSFLEPSQKSILIMGATGSYPIHFGRYWTLVTAIFLHGSILHIIFNMLWVRQIGPMVEEFFGIPRLIIIFLVSGIAGFALTTLRGTQLTIGASGAIFGLLAALIYYGRARGGLFRQFVYPQILTWAIVLFIYGFLVPQVDNLSHLGGFIAGYLSASLLGYRELRPENLIDKVIATALIIVVGGAFIINFGALLLTLKWL from the coding sequence ATGGGACAAGTTAAAAAGGCCATTATTTGTCCTAGCTGCGGGAGATTGATCAGCGGTGATGCTCCGGAGTGCATTCATTGCGGTTTGAAGAACCCGGGAAGAATCGGTGCCTTGGCCGGGATGCATAGGCTTTTTCGAGGCAATCTCGATTTCACCACAACGGTGATTTACTTTTGTACTGCTCTCTATATCCTCAGCCTGCTCATCGATGTGAGAGGGATATTCCATGCACGAAATATCCTCTCGTTTCTGGAACCAAGCCAGAAAAGCATTCTCATCATGGGAGCCACTGGCAGCTATCCGATCCATTTCGGCCGTTATTGGACCTTGGTTACTGCCATTTTTCTTCACGGCAGTATTCTCCACATCATCTTTAACATGCTCTGGGTGCGACAAATAGGCCCAATGGTGGAAGAGTTCTTCGGTATTCCCCGATTGATTATCATTTTTCTTGTTTCGGGGATTGCTGGTTTTGCACTGACTACACTTCGGGGCACACAATTAACGATTGGTGCCTCGGGAGCTATTTTCGGATTGCTGGCCGCGTTAATCTATTATGGCCGCGCGCGGGGCGGTTTATTCCGACAATTTGTCTATCCCCAGATTTTAACCTGGGCAATTGTTTTATTCATCTATGGCTTTTTGGTCCCTCAAGTCGATAACCTCTCCCATCTGGGTGGATTCATCGCTGGATATCTATCAGCAAGCTTGTTGGGCTACCGAGAACTAAGGCCAGAAAATTTGATTGATAAAGTGATCGCAACGGCCCTAATCATCGTCGTTGGCGGTGCTTTTATCATTAATTTCGGGGCGCTATTGCTTACACTTAAATGGCTTTAA
- a CDS encoding tetratricopeptide repeat protein translates to MTHWWLYTNRKWTNQNIAALIFIYALHLSIMSRSHAQNSIKFAGVESMVDEAIELVYHKNYEAAIEMCRKVIQRYPDNPLGYFGQAGVYHILMLNYRVNLFDQQFDSLLSLAIQKSDLALKKYPNDPNAYFVAGAAYGFRGLNRIRKGQWFGAFRDGVRGVSNMMKAHEMNPELWDVYYGLGLYYYWKSAKAKVLTFLKLMKDEREKGIEYLKVAIEKGRFSATEAVFALIEIYYFEDRYKEALETALSLESRFHDDPTWIYLTAKILDKLNRYSESETYFRRLLEILESAPYQAYSYLAECHYGIARCRFEVGDYRAARESLTTAFAFSSRWDKQRELEGPLLDFDKVLQRMNELQLKLASLPNESSKE, encoded by the coding sequence ATGACTCATTGGTGGCTCTATACAAATCGAAAATGGACCAATCAGAACATTGCTGCCCTGATCTTCATCTATGCACTGCACCTATCCATTATGAGCCGTTCTCATGCTCAAAACTCTATCAAATTCGCTGGTGTAGAGAGCATGGTAGATGAAGCAATCGAATTGGTTTATCATAAAAATTATGAGGCAGCGATTGAGATGTGTCGAAAGGTGATTCAACGCTATCCGGATAACCCGTTGGGTTATTTTGGTCAAGCGGGCGTTTATCATATTCTTATGCTCAATTATCGCGTGAACTTGTTCGATCAGCAATTTGATAGCCTTTTATCTTTAGCTATACAAAAAAGCGATCTTGCGCTCAAAAAATATCCCAATGATCCGAATGCTTATTTTGTTGCGGGCGCCGCGTATGGCTTTCGCGGATTGAATCGAATTCGCAAGGGACAATGGTTTGGCGCGTTTCGTGATGGTGTCCGCGGTGTATCTAATATGATGAAAGCCCATGAGATGAACCCAGAACTCTGGGACGTTTATTATGGCTTGGGCTTATATTACTATTGGAAAAGCGCAAAAGCCAAAGTATTAACCTTTCTCAAATTGATGAAGGATGAGCGGGAAAAGGGGATTGAATATTTAAAAGTAGCAATCGAAAAAGGTCGCTTTAGTGCGACAGAAGCTGTGTTTGCACTCATCGAAATTTACTATTTCGAAGATCGCTACAAGGAAGCGCTTGAAACCGCACTCTCTCTCGAAAGCCGTTTTCACGACGATCCGACCTGGATCTATCTGACGGCCAAGATTCTTGATAAACTAAATCGCTACTCAGAATCGGAAACGTATTTTCGGCGTCTCCTTGAAATCTTGGAATCAGCTCCATATCAGGCTTATAGCTACTTAGCGGAATGCCACTATGGGATCGCCAGATGCCGATTCGAGGTTGGAGATTATCGCGCGGCCCGTGAATCCTTAACTACGGCCTTTGCGTTCAGCAGTCGCTGGGATAAGCAGCGCGAGCTCGAAGGACCATTACTCGATTTCGATAAAGTGCTTCAGCGGATGAATGAATTGCAACTGAAATTGGCAAGCCTCCCGAATGAATCTTCAAAGGAATAA
- a CDS encoding zf-HC2 domain-containing protein translates to MDSCQRFKEMVSDYIEGGLTQNDQLLMEQHLRDCVGCEQSVRRVKNLIRQLRTLPKLTVSPDFETILRARISLERHRRERWFAFGEFRIPAFGFAALVVVLVVLAALAFRHPNKSITIQGNMNKEWYQAGVEKIDPTTNQRYIFIYETQPVARINFQAPVEPNRSFNQAAYLDSAQAVKSDLLWHETAEILKTKVY, encoded by the coding sequence ATGGACAGTTGTCAACGGTTTAAAGAAATGGTCTCTGACTATATCGAGGGAGGGCTTACCCAAAACGATCAATTGCTAATGGAGCAGCACCTGCGAGACTGTGTGGGGTGCGAACAGAGCGTCAGACGAGTGAAGAATTTAATTCGACAATTAAGGACATTACCCAAGCTTACGGTATCTCCAGATTTCGAGACAATCCTCCGAGCCCGAATCAGTTTAGAACGTCATCGTCGAGAGCGATGGTTTGCTTTTGGGGAGTTCAGGATTCCAGCATTTGGTTTTGCTGCCCTAGTGGTTGTCTTAGTCGTGTTGGCTGCGTTGGCGTTTCGACATCCGAACAAATCCATCACCATCCAGGGGAACATGAATAAAGAATGGTATCAGGCCGGCGTCGAAAAAATTGATCCTACCACCAATCAGCGCTATATTTTCATCTATGAGACTCAGCCCGTTGCCAGGATCAACTTTCAAGCACCCGTAGAACCGAATCGCTCATTTAACCAAGCGGCATATTTAGATTCAGCCCAAGCGGTAAAAAGTGATTTGCTTTGGCATGAAACGGCCGAGATACTAAAGACAAAAGTTTATTAA
- a CDS encoding T9SS type A sorting domain-containing protein: protein MSKMNLCITVLALISLAPWAVFGWGIATHVYFGDHLGKGPGFWNYQEMYGATVPDLYKSVFGTPYYDYLESETHIQFDKVVRKAFGSTLNSFALGFASHNDVWGADFTSHHAGRTTPGIGYISAQVETLKIVFQDSIEQVLVKSNIDPEQAKTIAVEFAPSVAHIASELAVDILIKRNEDGNIGRKMLLAAQLRSSAIPGLLVAAYAEDFAREFDLNVVTASGILLSAEQAHRTLMTTYAGILLQSEAEIVHQLASYLSNLAELYLKITKGLDVSIPSATAVRLLKLTLNHVERSYAAEIAATLAYLKAEMPKHPNTGQELAVEQMPHIQAERDNASLPERFSLEQNWPNPFNPTTQIRYALPTPSSVKLLVFNTIGQIVATLIDTYQDAGVYQITWDASGMPGGVYIYRLETDSYRVSRKMVFQK from the coding sequence ATGAGCAAAATGAACCTTTGCATCACAGTTTTAGCTCTAATATCATTAGCCCCCTGGGCTGTATTTGGCTGGGGAATTGCCACACATGTTTATTTCGGAGATCATCTCGGCAAAGGGCCTGGCTTTTGGAACTATCAAGAGATGTACGGCGCGACGGTGCCCGACCTGTACAAGAGCGTTTTTGGCACCCCCTATTACGATTATCTGGAGTCGGAGACTCATATTCAGTTTGACAAAGTGGTGCGCAAAGCTTTCGGTTCGACGTTGAACTCGTTCGCCCTTGGTTTTGCCAGCCACAACGATGTCTGGGGAGCGGACTTCACCAGTCATCACGCTGGGCGCACCACGCCAGGTATTGGTTATATTTCTGCTCAAGTTGAAACTCTCAAAATTGTATTTCAAGATTCGATCGAACAGGTGCTGGTTAAAAGCAATATTGACCCAGAACAAGCAAAAACGATTGCCGTTGAATTTGCCCCTTCAGTGGCCCATATAGCTTCTGAACTGGCAGTTGATATTTTGATCAAGCGAAACGAGGATGGCAATATTGGCCGAAAGATGTTGTTAGCGGCGCAGCTCAGATCATCAGCGATCCCTGGACTCCTGGTTGCCGCTTACGCAGAAGATTTTGCGCGCGAGTTTGATCTCAACGTGGTCACCGCCTCGGGCATTCTATTATCTGCAGAACAAGCACATCGAACCCTGATGACCACCTACGCCGGAATTTTGCTTCAATCGGAAGCCGAGATCGTTCACCAACTCGCGAGCTACCTCTCAAATCTTGCCGAGTTGTATTTGAAAATCACTAAAGGATTGGACGTCTCGATCCCATCCGCAACGGCGGTTAGGCTGCTAAAATTGACCCTAAACCATGTGGAACGGAGTTACGCTGCCGAGATCGCTGCTACTTTAGCTTATCTGAAGGCCGAGATGCCGAAACATCCGAACACGGGCCAGGAACTGGCAGTCGAACAGATGCCCCATATCCAAGCCGAGAGAGACAATGCATCGCTGCCAGAACGATTTTCGTTAGAGCAGAATTGGCCCAATCCCTTCAATCCGACTACCCAGATTCGATACGCATTGCCAACGCCCAGTTCGGTGAAGCTTCTGGTCTTTAACACCATCGGTCAAATCGTTGCTACGCTGATCGATACCTATCAGGACGCAGGCGTATACCAGATCACCTGGGATGCATCGGGAATGCCTGGCGGAGTGTACATTTATCGACTGGAAACCGATTCTTATCGCGTTTCGCGAAAAATGGTTTTTCAGAAGTAA
- a CDS encoding trypsin-like peptidase domain-containing protein, whose translation MKIISIISVIILLWVTILFSQQSPTLESLQSEISRLIQSAKNAVVTVTASSSHSYTVERDNGLFSLFRSGSEQREDKFWTVGSGIIYNAEGYIITRASILADFDEIKVTFCDGTSAAAEYIGTDEMTGLALLKIDGKNLEGPKFGNSDRLPLYSMVLVLGNSMGLSPFATFGLINGFTEEGRMILSVSINPGNVGGAVFNLKGEIIGIISAQIEPQISAGGSGLLDYSSSLAIPINQVITTINNVIKFHHQQMKWLGVELDADSLRSNKLIVKRVYPGSPAARVGLKPGDHLVKFNEVTLTNPEILKAQIGQTAPGTSVSINFIRQQRALKVFPNIERVWPEGFNVNKPRHFSLNLNSDATRSPINAPIIISPESFQQIHSKMIQMEQEIRSLKNQINK comes from the coding sequence ATGAAAATAATATCCATTATCAGTGTGATTATTTTGTTATGGGTAACCATTCTTTTTTCCCAGCAATCACCTACATTAGAAAGCCTTCAATCAGAAATCAGCCGATTAATTCAGTCAGCTAAAAACGCTGTTGTCACCGTTACTGCCAGTTCCAGTCACTCATACACTGTTGAAAGGGATAACGGGCTTTTTTCATTGTTTCGGAGTGGGTCGGAGCAACGCGAGGATAAGTTTTGGACTGTCGGATCAGGAATTATCTACAATGCCGAGGGATATATTATCACCCGCGCCTCGATTTTGGCTGATTTCGATGAGATCAAAGTGACATTCTGCGATGGCACATCTGCAGCGGCCGAGTACATTGGTACCGATGAAATGACGGGACTCGCCCTTCTGAAAATCGATGGAAAAAATTTAGAGGGCCCCAAATTTGGAAATTCGGATCGCTTGCCGCTTTATTCAATGGTTCTCGTGTTAGGCAATTCCATGGGGCTATCTCCCTTTGCAACGTTTGGGTTGATCAATGGCTTTACAGAAGAGGGCCGAATGATCCTTTCCGTCTCGATCAATCCTGGAAATGTCGGGGGCGCCGTGTTTAACCTCAAAGGAGAAATCATTGGCATCATTTCCGCGCAGATCGAGCCGCAAATTTCGGCTGGGGGCAGTGGTCTGCTTGATTATTCCAGCAGCCTTGCGATCCCCATTAATCAGGTCATCACTACCATTAATAACGTTATCAAATTTCATCACCAACAGATGAAGTGGTTAGGTGTGGAGTTAGATGCGGATTCATTACGCAGCAACAAACTGATTGTGAAGCGGGTGTATCCTGGTTCCCCAGCAGCACGGGTTGGCCTGAAGCCAGGCGATCATTTGGTGAAATTCAATGAAGTCACGCTCACTAATCCAGAAATTTTGAAGGCCCAAATCGGGCAAACAGCGCCTGGAACCAGTGTCTCGATCAACTTCATCCGCCAGCAACGGGCATTGAAAGTATTTCCGAACATTGAACGCGTCTGGCCCGAAGGTTTTAATGTCAATAAGCCTCGCCATTTCTCCCTCAATCTGAATTCAGATGCCACGCGTTCCCCCATTAATGCGCCGATTATTATTTCTCCCGAAAGCTTTCAACAAATCCATTCGAAGATGATCCAAATGGAACAAGAGATCCGAAGCCTAAAAAATCAGATCAACAAATAA
- a CDS encoding NAD-binding protein, with the protein MIGIVLLASWLSFMATDLPEATGFSRCLESLYFAINLFILGALDIGFPQEGPRLALAVLWICYFFAPLLTLSLVYEILQEKFFSQLLPGLKGHTIICGLGRNGKLIYHLVRRYAPRNHKIVLIDSDAQNPYLEELGRDRHTWLIKNDFTKLPVLLKARVQRAKQVFLTTNRDLANLKTLVEIIDIEPKARGFQLYCHLGDLNLHENFAATLFKEPKFADVIPFNGYRSVTRRLYYDWVFKKDYLRSDGNIFVILGFGRFGQMLYSHIIADRNRSEQDEIFIDTLKSKSGFELERSQYSWSTNRSKFPGKIHPPSYLDMNNPELWDKLAKLDEPSNKQMLIFACSDNDIQNLNLAISMKLTGPPRLQAAVIFCRMYSHTAKEINEILERRVTRKQPRDVILFPLQQELEEAFRSELFNIDENGIVS; encoded by the coding sequence TTGATTGGGATAGTATTATTGGCTTCCTGGCTTTCTTTTATGGCAACCGATCTTCCCGAAGCAACTGGGTTCAGTCGCTGTCTCGAGTCGCTTTATTTCGCGATTAATCTGTTTATCCTTGGGGCGTTGGATATCGGTTTTCCTCAGGAAGGGCCAAGGCTGGCATTGGCCGTACTTTGGATCTGCTATTTCTTCGCACCTTTGCTCACATTAAGCCTGGTCTATGAAATCCTTCAGGAGAAATTTTTCAGTCAATTGCTGCCTGGGCTAAAAGGCCATACCATCATCTGCGGTCTCGGCAGGAACGGAAAGCTTATTTATCATCTGGTCCGGCGATATGCCCCTCGCAACCACAAAATTGTCCTGATTGACAGCGATGCCCAGAATCCCTATTTAGAGGAATTGGGCCGGGATCGCCATACCTGGCTAATTAAAAATGATTTCACGAAATTGCCAGTATTGCTTAAAGCTCGCGTGCAGCGCGCTAAACAGGTTTTCCTCACCACTAATCGCGATTTAGCTAACCTCAAAACGCTGGTTGAAATTATTGATATCGAGCCCAAGGCCAGAGGTTTCCAGCTTTATTGCCACTTGGGCGATTTGAACCTTCATGAAAATTTCGCTGCCACATTATTTAAAGAACCAAAATTTGCTGATGTGATCCCATTCAACGGTTATCGGAGTGTCACCCGGAGGCTGTATTACGATTGGGTATTCAAGAAGGACTATTTGAGATCTGATGGCAATATTTTCGTGATTCTGGGATTCGGTCGTTTCGGCCAAATGCTCTATTCCCACATTATTGCCGATCGAAATCGTTCCGAACAGGACGAGATCTTCATCGACACCCTCAAATCTAAATCAGGTTTTGAATTAGAAAGATCCCAATATTCATGGTCCACTAACCGTTCCAAGTTTCCTGGCAAAATTCATCCACCATCTTATCTTGATATGAACAATCCGGAATTGTGGGATAAGCTGGCTAAATTGGATGAGCCATCAAATAAGCAGATGCTCATTTTCGCCTGTTCGGATAACGATATCCAGAACCTCAACCTCGCGATCTCAATGAAGCTCACGGGTCCTCCACGATTACAGGCGGCGGTGATCTTTTGCCGAATGTATTCTCATACCGCGAAAGAGATCAACGAAATCCTGGAGCGTCGGGTGACGAGGAAACAGCCGAGAGATGTTATTTTGTTCCCCCTTCAGCAAGAATTGGAGGAGGCATTTCGCAGCGAACTATTTAATATCGATGAGAATGGGATTGTCAGCTAA
- the pepT gene encoding peptidase T, producing MMSYTVVDRFLKYVQYDTQSAEGTDKYPSTEGQKILGQELVRELIEMGLADAQMDEYGYVTATLPATTTRPVPTIGLIAHLDTSPDVSGKNVRPIVHRKYQGGDIVLPGDPTQIIRWAENPSLALQIGTDIITSDGTTLLGADNKAGIAEIFDAVNHLVQHPEIEHGRVRIAITPDEEVGQGTKYFDVKKFDADYAYTIDGQEVGEVEDETFCADTVFVTIYGKNIHPGYAKNKMINAMKIAGQLIAALPKDRLSPETTEGREGYIHPNTMTARVEQAEIKFLIRDFELEGLKQHEEFLKQLCDQIVADYPGAWFDFHVEESYRNMKYKLDEQPQVVENALEAIRRSGLTPRKNIVRGGTDGARLCYLGLLTPNIFTGGHNFHSKLEWISVRDMQKAVDVIINLIKIWAER from the coding sequence ATGATGAGCTACACTGTAGTGGACCGATTTTTAAAATATGTCCAATACGACACCCAATCTGCGGAGGGAACAGATAAATATCCCAGTACCGAGGGGCAGAAGATTTTGGGACAGGAATTGGTGAGAGAGCTTATCGAAATGGGATTGGCCGATGCCCAGATGGATGAATACGGATATGTCACGGCCACGCTGCCGGCCACGACCACCCGCCCGGTTCCAACTATTGGCTTGATCGCCCATCTGGATACATCGCCCGATGTCTCTGGCAAAAATGTGAGGCCGATCGTCCATCGGAAATATCAGGGGGGCGATATTGTACTGCCTGGCGATCCAACCCAGATTATTCGCTGGGCCGAGAACCCATCGCTGGCGCTTCAAATCGGCACAGATATCATCACCTCAGATGGTACGACGCTATTGGGGGCGGACAACAAAGCTGGCATCGCAGAAATTTTTGATGCTGTGAATCATCTGGTCCAGCATCCCGAGATCGAGCATGGTCGGGTGCGGATCGCCATCACCCCCGATGAGGAGGTCGGTCAAGGTACAAAATATTTTGATGTCAAAAAATTCGATGCCGATTACGCCTATACGATTGATGGGCAGGAAGTCGGTGAAGTGGAGGATGAAACGTTTTGTGCAGATACGGTTTTTGTTACGATCTATGGCAAAAACATCCATCCAGGCTATGCAAAGAATAAGATGATCAATGCCATGAAGATCGCCGGCCAATTGATTGCTGCGCTGCCCAAAGACCGGCTCTCGCCAGAAACCACCGAAGGGCGTGAGGGCTATATTCATCCGAACACCATGACCGCGCGCGTAGAGCAAGCTGAAATCAAGTTTCTAATTCGAGATTTTGAGCTGGAGGGGTTGAAACAGCACGAAGAGTTTTTGAAGCAACTTTGCGATCAAATCGTGGCTGATTATCCAGGTGCCTGGTTCGATTTCCATGTGGAGGAATCCTATCGGAACATGAAGTATAAGCTGGATGAGCAACCGCAAGTTGTAGAGAATGCGCTGGAGGCTATTCGGAGAAGCGGGCTCACGCCTCGAAAAAATATCGTGCGAGGCGGCACCGATGGCGCGAGGCTCTGTTATCTTGGGCTACTGACGCCCAATATTTTCACTGGTGGTCATAATTTCCACTCGAAATTAGAGTGGATATCGGTACGTGACATGCAAAAGGCAGTGGATGTCATTATTAACCTGATCAAAATTTGGGCAGAGCGATAA
- a CDS encoding class I SAM-dependent methyltransferase, producing MYEITPNWYQELFDKLGEKYLDLPFIKGTIQEVDFIVELFQLEPSAKILDVGCGVGRHAIELARRGYQVTGLDYSQRMIAIAKERAKKEGLSVQFVHGDARVMSLENNFDAALSLCEGAFGIMETDEQNIAILKNIYNALKPNGQLLLNVLNASFVFRHPEQDTCFDPKTCIGYWEEKFITESGATEKLLCSNRYYTFPEMKFILENIGFTVIDGFGCTTGDFQRRDILLDDFEILIHAVKK from the coding sequence ATGTATGAAATAACACCGAATTGGTATCAAGAGCTATTTGATAAACTAGGTGAAAAATACCTGGATCTGCCGTTCATTAAAGGAACAATCCAGGAAGTGGACTTTATAGTGGAGCTATTTCAATTAGAACCATCAGCCAAAATTCTCGATGTCGGCTGTGGTGTTGGCCGCCATGCCATTGAACTGGCCCGGCGAGGCTATCAGGTCACTGGTCTGGATTATTCGCAGCGGATGATTGCCATTGCTAAAGAGCGAGCTAAGAAAGAGGGACTCTCGGTCCAGTTCGTTCACGGTGATGCGCGGGTCATGTCGCTTGAAAACAATTTCGATGCTGCGCTATCGCTTTGCGAAGGCGCTTTTGGCATTATGGAAACCGATGAACAAAATATCGCTATCCTAAAAAACATATATAACGCGCTAAAGCCCAATGGCCAGTTGCTATTGAATGTGTTAAACGCTTCTTTTGTGTTTCGCCATCCAGAGCAGGACACCTGTTTCGATCCGAAAACCTGCATCGGTTATTGGGAGGAGAAATTCATCACTGAATCTGGAGCTACCGAAAAGCTTTTATGCTCCAATCGATACTACACCTTCCCTGAGATGAAATTCATCTTGGAAAATATCGGTTTCACCGTGATCGATGGATTCGGATGTACCACTGGCGATTTCCAGCGACGCGATATTCTTTTGGATGATTTCGAAATTTTGATTCACGCCGTCAAAAAATAG
- the holA gene encoding DNA polymerase III subunit delta — translation MAKTANAIPPSTVIDQLKKGEIAPVYVLFGEEKFLQDDLVVRITQACLDGAPRDFNCDIFYGGEVSADKIISIARSFPMMAQRRVVVVKEMQQLKASDLKYLSDYVNHPSQSSCLIFTLPEKTVSGKWLNAIFEKAVAVDCRRLYDNEVPSWIESYVRSKKLSIEPDAVHLLHAQVGNSLLELVNELVKIEINIHPRTTITLVDVQTVTCISKHYNVFDLCNAVGRKSLPQSLGILNNLLDQGESPTGLLIQLTKHFVNLMKIKENMQRGIRSPNELARVVGLSSYFVNDMMKQTNNFTIEQFRNSFRQLAEADLHLKTSYQRPELVMELLIYRLIKGL, via the coding sequence ATGGCAAAAACTGCAAACGCAATCCCACCTTCGACGGTGATCGATCAATTAAAAAAGGGTGAGATCGCGCCAGTTTATGTGCTATTTGGCGAGGAGAAGTTCCTTCAGGACGATCTGGTCGTCAGAATTACACAAGCTTGTTTGGATGGCGCACCGCGCGATTTTAATTGTGATATATTTTATGGTGGGGAGGTTTCGGCTGATAAAATCATTAGCATCGCACGGTCGTTTCCGATGATGGCTCAGCGCCGAGTAGTGGTAGTCAAAGAGATGCAGCAACTGAAAGCATCAGATTTGAAGTACCTTTCGGACTATGTGAATCATCCGTCGCAATCATCGTGTTTGATTTTCACATTGCCAGAAAAGACCGTATCAGGCAAATGGCTAAATGCTATATTCGAAAAAGCGGTAGCTGTGGACTGTCGTCGTCTTTATGACAATGAAGTACCGAGCTGGATTGAAAGCTATGTTCGAAGCAAAAAACTATCCATTGAGCCAGATGCGGTTCATTTGCTTCACGCACAGGTTGGGAACTCGTTGTTAGAACTGGTGAACGAACTGGTGAAAATCGAAATCAATATTCATCCCCGCACTACGATCACCCTTGTGGATGTTCAGACAGTGACTTGCATTTCTAAGCACTATAATGTCTTTGATCTTTGCAATGCAGTAGGTCGGAAATCTCTGCCTCAATCGTTGGGCATTTTGAATAACCTTCTGGACCAGGGCGAGTCGCCCACTGGTCTACTGATTCAGCTCACAAAACATTTTGTGAATCTGATGAAAATCAAGGAAAATATGCAGCGAGGGATTCGGTCGCCGAATGAATTGGCTAGAGTGGTGGGATTGAGTTCCTATTTTGTTAACGATATGATGAAGCAAACGAACAATTTCACTATTGAACAATTTCGAAATTCGTTCCGTCAATTAGCCGAAGCGGATCTCCATTTGAAGACCAGTTATCAACGGCCAGAGTTAGTAATGGAGCTGTTAATATATCGTTTGATCAAAGGATTATGA
- a CDS encoding sigma-70 family RNA polymerase sigma factor yields the protein MYEEEKGSRLSDEDLIEKFQNGDLYAFDLIVKRYKNQLLNFVYRFLGNAEEAEDLVQETFLRVYRNRKAYQKVAKFSTWIYTIAGNLAKTELRKRKRRKFFSISDLGYNEKDYDISDDAFNPEKDVDGRMKEEIIHREIEDLSPKFREVILLRDVQQLSYEEISQIVNIPLGTVKSRVNRGRLKLQEKLKHMLER from the coding sequence ATGTACGAGGAAGAAAAAGGTTCAAGGCTTTCAGACGAGGACTTAATTGAAAAATTTCAGAACGGGGATCTGTACGCTTTCGATTTGATTGTGAAGCGATATAAGAACCAGTTGCTGAATTTTGTGTATAGGTTTTTGGGGAATGCAGAAGAGGCTGAAGACTTAGTTCAGGAGACATTTTTGCGGGTTTACCGGAATCGTAAAGCCTACCAAAAGGTGGCAAAATTTTCTACGTGGATTTACACGATCGCTGGTAATTTAGCAAAAACGGAATTGCGAAAAAGAAAGAGGAGGAAATTCTTTTCAATTTCGGACTTGGGTTATAATGAAAAAGATTACGACATCTCAGATGATGCATTCAATCCCGAAAAGGATGTGGATGGTCGAATGAAGGAGGAGATCATCCATCGGGAAATTGAAGATCTATCCCCTAAATTTCGCGAAGTGATCTTGCTCCGAGATGTTCAGCAGCTCTCTTATGAAGAAATCAGTCAGATTGTCAATATACCGCTGGGCACTGTGAAATCCCGAGTCAACAGAGGAAGGCTCAAATTACAAGAGAAATTGAAGCACATGTTAGAACGTTGA
- a CDS encoding methylated-DNA--[protein]-cysteine S-methyltransferase — protein MKNAFYHSPIGWLKIACDDAAIVSVQFVDNEGEPSSQQPPLLQGCIAQLCDYFQGLRKNFELPLAPQGTAFQKSVWKKLLEIPFGTTASYGDIAHRIGEPRAVRAVGRANGQNPIAIIIPCHRVIGADGKLVGYGAGLWRKQWLLQHEQRMLI, from the coding sequence TTGAAAAATGCATTTTATCATTCTCCGATTGGCTGGCTAAAAATTGCTTGCGACGATGCGGCAATCGTAAGCGTTCAATTCGTTGATAACGAGGGAGAACCGTCCAGCCAACAGCCGCCACTGCTGCAAGGATGCATTGCGCAACTGTGCGACTATTTTCAGGGATTACGAAAGAATTTTGAGCTGCCCTTAGCCCCCCAAGGCACCGCCTTTCAAAAATCGGTTTGGAAAAAACTGCTGGAAATCCCCTTTGGAACTACTGCCAGCTATGGGGATATTGCCCATCGCATCGGTGAGCCACGAGCGGTTCGAGCTGTTGGTCGGGCCAATGGTCAAAATCCGATTGCGATCATTATCCCTTGCCACCGCGTCATCGGCGCCGATGGCAAATTGGTTGGATATGGTGCTGGATTATGGCGCAAACAATGGCTGCTCCAACATGAACAACGCATGCTGATTTAA